The Aspergillus luchuensis IFO 4308 DNA, chromosome 7, nearly complete sequence genome has a segment encoding these proteins:
- a CDS encoding uncharacterized protein (COG:A;~EggNog:ENOG410PRZZ;~InterPro:IPR020347;~go_component: GO:0000172 - ribonuclease MRP complex [Evidence IEA];~go_component: GO:0005655 - nucleolar ribonuclease P complex [Evidence IEA];~go_process: GO:0006379 - mRNA cleavage [Evidence IEA];~go_process: GO:0008033 - tRNA processing [Evidence IEA]) codes for MSTSTTTTPSKRKSSSTTSSSSSTPKTIHFTSRTPTWTYLKLQLINNPPTTSTPLDPLTARTYLSAALSQFLGLTGTSIPIDILKISPPRPSWASSTSTGGKGAGLGSTVWTRVPRDDAAAVVAALSSWIGGSASTATNTSGAGGDVGGGGSVAWRVCAKGNYLGALVNGGGGEVFIP; via the exons atgtcaacatcaacaacaaccacacccTCAAAACgcaaatcctcctccacaacatcctcctcctcctccacccccaaaaccATTCACTTCACCTCGCGCACACCAACATGGACATATCTCAAACTCCAATT AATAAACAATCCccccaccacatccacacccctCGACCCCCTCACAGCCCGAACCTACCTCTCCGCCGCGCTCTCCCAATTCCTCGGATTAACGGGTACATCTATCCCCATTGATATACTCAAGATATCGCCGCCCCGGCCATCGTGGGCATCATCGACATCTacgggagggaaaggagcgGGGTTGGGAAGCACAGTATGGACACGCGTGCCGCGCGACGATGCGGCGGCGGTTGTGGCTGCATTGAGTTCGTGGATTGGAGGGAGTGCGAGTACGGCGACAAATACATcaggtgctggtggtgatgtgggaggagggggcagCGTGGCGTGGAGGGTCTGTGCGAAGGGGAATTATCTCGGGGCGTTGGTTaatgggggggggggggaggtgTTTATTCCTTGA
- a CDS encoding DUF167 domain-containing protein (COG:S;~EggNog:ENOG410PU43;~InterPro:IPR003746,IPR036591;~PFAM:PF02594) has translation MSTPLLRLLQSATTKSRPTNHLYTLQISCHVKPNASNNREGITSITADRVDVCVAAVPRKGEANAAVSRVMAQIFQVPKSKVEVIRGLKSREKTLAISELDIGKHSEDEYLQRARGILEGAVMQK, from the exons ATgtccacccccctcctccgcctacTCCAATCCGCAACCACCAAATCCCGACCCACCAACCATCTCTACACCCTCCAAATATCCTGTCACGTAAAGCCAAACGCCTCAAACAACCGCGAAGGCATAACCTCTATCACAGCAGACAGGGTAGATGTATGCGTCGCAGCAGTACCCAGGAAAGGCGAAGCGAATGCAGCCGTGTCGCGTGTTATGGCGCAG ATCTTCCAAGTCCCCAAATCCAAAGTAGAAGTGATCCGAGGATTAAAGTCCCGAGAAAAGACCCTTGCTATTTCGGAGCTGGATATTGGGAAGCACAGCGAAGATGAGTATTTACAGAGGGCGCGAGGGATATTAGAGGGGGCTGTTATGCAGAAATGA
- a CDS encoding uncharacterized protein (COG:S;~EggNog:ENOG410PXAP), which produces MPYPINGKLLRDIPVLPDHIASDVDEFRVEAWMRLDRRIRLSDITDRMSPEFRIAPNALQQRGGRFRQAFGMLAWDSGNKLSRELESKLMQTLMEHGIDPNLNTTRGLTPGLIIPALGEAGGRIPLPPTYTLEKRKKRKRCMRATGPKRPKKMPKAQEQMLVNTAKEALRVFQNVGPAPSQNGIDSGVPTNSQIKQLMMPGESVFAVEMPAPDTISVPVTAIVSDVDESNVKEDWPMLDAVQVEPLYKLVPAEQHFDQPTGPLPVFRGEVPDMELPGTVCPMDLDTTLGAKNPWSDGYQVLETIGHWTKVEVKSTHGLKPGKSGNQTLFNPYEEMQLPTPTTAPCCADLKARQPTGGLFLTKPPLALDALPNPYQVALFNHCLRELNVGERYVFNLPFFSP; this is translated from the coding sequence ATGCCCTACCCCATTAACGGAAAGCTCCTGCGCGATATTCCCGTCTTGCCTGACCACATTGCCTCCGATGTTGACGAGTTTCGCGTGGAAGCTTGGATGCGTCTCGATAGACGGATCCGTCTCAGCGATATCACCGACCGCATGAGTCCCGAATTTCGTATTGCCCCTAATGCACTGCAGCAGCGCGGCGGACGGTTCAGACAGGCATTCGGCATGTTGGCCTGGGATTCAGGAAACAAGCTGAGTCGCGAGCTTGAGTCCAAATTGATGCAAACCTTGATGGAGCACGGCATTGACCCTAACCTTAATACCACTCGGGGACTTACTCCCGGCTTGATCATTCCAGCCCTGGGTGAAGCTGGCGGACGGATTCCTCTCCCACCTACCTACACAttggagaagcgcaagaagcgcaagcgttGTATGCGGGCTACTGGGCCCAAGAGGCCTAAGAAGATGCCCAAGGCACAAGAGCAGATGCTTGTCAATACAGCGAAAGAAGCTCTGCGAGTATTTCAGAATGTCGGACCAGCCCCATCTCAGAATGGAATCGACAGCGGGGTTCCTACCAACTCTCAGATCAAACAGCTTATGATGCCCGGTGAAAGTGTGTTCGCCGTTGAGATGCCTGCTCCCGACACAATTTCCGTCCCAGTTACCGCTATCGTTTCTGATGTGGACGAGTCGAATGTCAAGGAGGACTGGCCAATGCTTGATGCGGTCCAGGTTGAGCCACTGTACAAGCTTGTCCCCGCCGAACAGCACTTTGATCAGCCAACTGGGCCACTGCCCGTGTTCCGGGGTGAGGTCCCGGACATGGAACTTCCTGGGACTGTGTGCCCGATGGACCTTGACACGACCTTGGGTGCGAAAAACCCATGGAGCGACGGTTACCAAGTCCTGGAGACGATTGGCCATTGGACGAAGGTCGAGGTAAAGTCAACCCACGGCCTGAAGCCAGGAAAGTCTGGCAATCAAACACTCTTCAACCCATATGAAGAGATGCAGCTCCCGACTCCAACCACGGCGCCGTGTTGTGCAGACCTCAAGGCAAGGCAGCCAACAGGCGGGCTGTTCCTGACGAAGCCGCCTCTGGCCCTGGACGCATTGCCAAACCCTTACCAGGTCGCTTTGTTCAACCATTGCCTCCGGGAGTTGAATGTCGGAGAACGTTATGTCTTCAATCTGCCATTTTTTAGCCCGTGA